A region from the Kineothrix sp. IPX-CK genome encodes:
- a CDS encoding glycosyltransferase family 2 protein: MKLSIIVPVYNMAADQKLEYCLNSLVNQTIDNYEIIAVDDCSTDCSFTVLKDYEARFPEKFKAVHSEVNKRQGGAKNIGLRLAQGEWVGFIDSDDWITPDMYELLLKRAEETGADLVGCDYSLTDVHSMEVGQVVHNSKVEQSGVLTADKRRSLILDGGSLVVKIFKRSMIMEHELWFPENIFYEDNALGNSYLILAKHFEYIQEPLYFYYQHETSTVHTISKERCEDRMEAGRLMLAEARRHHYMEDFRPELEYSFALLFYVNTLFTYMTGVAHTRYRFVKKLGEEMRQTFPGFMENPYYLERTHEEEKKLVRMQQKSTLFFMLYYKLLWAYRRWRKACSVGVIGHK, from the coding sequence ATGAAGCTGAGTATTATCGTGCCTGTTTATAATATGGCGGCGGACCAAAAACTGGAATACTGCCTGAATTCCCTGGTGAATCAGACGATAGACAATTACGAGATCATAGCGGTGGACGATTGCTCCACCGATTGTTCGTTTACCGTTTTAAAGGATTATGAGGCCCGGTTTCCTGAAAAATTCAAAGCGGTTCATTCCGAAGTGAACAAGCGTCAGGGCGGGGCGAAGAACATCGGCTTAAGGCTGGCTCAGGGGGAATGGGTCGGATTCATCGACAGCGATGACTGGATCACTCCCGATATGTATGAGCTGCTTTTAAAAAGAGCTGAAGAAACGGGTGCCGACCTGGTGGGTTGCGATTACAGTCTGACCGATGTACATTCCATGGAGGTCGGTCAGGTAGTGCATAACAGCAAAGTGGAGCAAAGTGGTGTACTCACAGCAGATAAAAGACGCAGCCTTATTTTGGACGGCGGAAGTCTGGTGGTTAAGATTTTTAAACGTTCGATGATCATGGAACATGAGCTTTGGTTCCCGGAAAATATCTTTTATGAAGATAACGCTCTTGGAAATTCCTATCTGATACTTGCGAAACATTTTGAATATATACAGGAGCCGCTTTATTTTTATTATCAGCATGAGACCTCCACGGTGCATACGATTTCCAAGGAGCGCTGCGAGGACCGTATGGAAGCTGGCAGACTGATGCTGGCGGAGGCAAGACGCCATCATTATATGGAGGATTTTAGGCCGGAACTGGAATATAGCTTTGCTCTTTTGTTTTATGTCAATACGCTGTTCACCTATATGACGGGCGTAGCGCATACGAGATACCGGTTTGTGAAAAAGCTGGGAGAGGAAATGAGACAGACCTTCCCCGGTTTCATGGAGAATCCGTATTATCTGGAAAGAACCCATGAGGAAGAGAAGAAGTTAGTAAGAATGCAGCAGAAATCCACACTTTTTTTTATGCTGTATTATAAATTATTGTGGGCGTACCGAAGGTGGAGAAAAGCTTGTTCGGTAGGAGTGATTGGACATAAATAG
- the pseC gene encoding UDP-4-amino-4,6-dideoxy-N-acetyl-beta-L-altrosamine transaminase yields MINNMEKPAICGGTPVRDTKIFYGHQYIDEEDIQAVVDVLKSDYLTCGPKIAELEEKLCELTGAKYAVACSNGTAALHIACMAAGVTRGDEVITTPITFAASANCALYVGAKPVFADINDRTYNIDPASVKEHITDRTKAVVAVDFTGQSIEEDELLAICGEKKLVLIEDGAHVIGTKYNGKPNGSIADMTTLSFHPVKTVTSGEGGAVLTNNEEYYQKLLLYRAHGITRDSEQMEHEPDGPWYYEQIDLGYNYRMTDIQAALLISQLNKLPAFSRRRKEIVARYDEAFAKLPQMAIQQEIPQSDTTRHLYILRLVPEQLTIDRKQFFDALGAENIVCNVHYIPTYYFPYYQKLGYKKGLCPKAEKLYEEIISIPLYYAMTDEDVQDVIRAVTKVAQYFAK; encoded by the coding sequence ATGATCAATAATATGGAAAAACCGGCAATTTGCGGCGGAACTCCCGTGCGCGATACGAAAATATTTTATGGTCATCAATATATCGATGAAGAGGATATCCAGGCGGTGGTGGATGTACTGAAAAGCGATTATCTGACCTGCGGTCCCAAAATCGCCGAGCTGGAAGAGAAGCTGTGTGAGTTAACAGGGGCGAAATATGCGGTGGCTTGCAGCAACGGTACGGCAGCCCTTCATATTGCCTGTATGGCGGCAGGTGTTACCCGGGGCGACGAGGTAATAACCACTCCGATCACATTCGCAGCCTCCGCCAACTGCGCGCTTTATGTGGGCGCCAAACCGGTATTTGCAGATATTAACGATAGGACCTATAATATTGATCCGGCATCGGTAAAAGAGCATATTACAGATAGGACGAAAGCCGTAGTGGCAGTGGACTTTACGGGTCAATCCATCGAGGAGGATGAGCTCTTAGCCATATGCGGGGAAAAAAAACTGGTGCTGATTGAGGACGGTGCACATGTAATAGGGACAAAGTACAATGGAAAGCCAAACGGCTCTATTGCAGATATGACTACCTTAAGCTTTCATCCGGTGAAAACAGTAACCAGCGGAGAAGGCGGAGCGGTGCTTACGAATAACGAAGAATATTATCAGAAGCTGTTGCTTTACAGAGCTCACGGAATAACGAGGGACTCAGAGCAGATGGAGCATGAGCCGGATGGACCGTGGTACTATGAGCAGATCGATTTGGGTTATAATTACCGTATGACGGATATACAGGCGGCGCTTCTTATCAGCCAGTTAAATAAGCTTCCGGCTTTTTCAAGGCGCAGAAAAGAAATTGTTGCCCGTTATGACGAAGCGTTTGCAAAGCTTCCCCAGATGGCTATACAGCAGGAAATCCCGCAGTCCGATACAACGAGGCATTTGTATATTTTACGTCTGGTACCGGAACAGCTCACGATAGACAGAAAACAGTTTTTCGATGCGCTTGGAGCAGAGAACATCGTTTGTAACGTACATTATATCCCTACCTATTACTTTCCGTACTATCAGAAGCTCGGGTATAAAAAGGGACTTTGTCCGAAAGCGGAGAAGTTGTATGAGGAGATCATCAGTATTCCTCTTTATTACGCGATGACAGATGAGGATGTGCAGGACGTTATCCGTGCAGTAACGAAAGTCGCGCAGTATTTTGCAAAATGA